From the Drechmeria coniospora strain ARSEF 6962 chromosome 02, whole genome shotgun sequence genome, the window TGACGGGAATGATGAGGTGCATGTATTCCTCGGCACTCGCACCGAAGACGAGGATCGCGTGGAGGACCCTCTCGGACGGCGTACGCTTCGCCGACgcgtccttgtcgaggacgccAAGAAGCAGGGGCAGTATGCCGGCCAGGTAGATCTTGAACTCGCCCTCGAGAGAGCGGGAGATTGCCTCGGTCAGGGCGAGGATGGTCGTCTGCAACGACGCCGACTTGTGCCAGTACTCTTGCAGGACCTCGATGATGTCCGGGAGGTAGTTCCGGATGTGCTGACGCACGATGCTCACGAGAGTGGCGAGCTGGTTGAAGTAGGATTCGAGCcgggtcgagggcgaggagcgaATGACGTGGAGAAAGGCGGGTATGATTCGATCGAGGAAGGAGATGCACTCGAGCCCAAGAGTTCGGAAGATGTTCATGATggcctcgatgacggccgcgTGATGCTGGGCCAGCGAGTGGTCCTTGAGGATCTGGAGTAGGGCGTTGATGACGACAGTGGGGAAGTATTCCTTGTTCGAGGGCGTCAAGCCCGTCATCATGAGGGAAATATCCGTCATCTGGTTCGACTCGACTCGGCGCTGGATTTCCGGCGTTCGCTCCTCGACTTGCTGCTCTCCCCGTCAGCATCCGCGCTTGGGCAGCCGTCTCGGTCGCGGGCGCTTACCTGGTGCTTGTAGGGATCCAGGGCTCCCAGAATGCCCATGAGCTTGATGGTCTCCTGCCGGAGCGGGCCTCGCGCGCCCTCGGTGCGGATGATTCCCTGCAGGATTTCAAGCAGCTGAGGGTGCTCGAGGTAGGGGGTGATGACGTATCCCGAGTTGCTGGCCAGCTGGCCCAGGGCGTTGAGCGCCGCCTCACGCTTCATGTTGGAGCTCTGATCCTGCAGGGCGTCGATGATGAGTGGCATCAATCGGTCCTTGTACGGCAGCAtgtcttcgccgccgacggtggcgagctCGCCTATGGCCTTGAGGATCGTCGCAGCGACCGAGGGCAAGGGGTCGCTCGCCTTGGGCAGGAGGACCTGAATCATGGGATCGACGTACGGCTTGATGAGGCCCTGGGCGTTTTGCACGAGGAGCGTCAGCAGCTTCGCGCTCTCCTCCTTGTTCCGGGCGACGTCGGAAAACTCGAGCTCGGTGAGCATCTGGATGAGGGTCTTGCGCAGGGAGGGTATGACGTAGGCAGGATTGTAGCGCGCCAGCCGACCGATGATGGATATGGCCACCTCGCGAATGGAGAAGACCTCGTCGTTGAGGGCGAAGAAGAGGATGCGGATGTTTTCGGCCTTTGCGAGGTGGCGATCGAAGCGTTCGTCCAAGGCAGCCAAGACGGTCCTCCGTATCGTCGGTTCCGGGTCGgagacgccgacggtgagcAGCTTCTCGATGACGTCGCCCACGACCTGCAGGGCATGGTAGCTCGTCTGGTTCACGATGGGATCCCTCACGTAGAGCTGGCAGCAGGTGAGGGCGGCGGCTTCCCTGATCTCGGgatcctcatcctcgacgtACTTGATGGCAACGTCGCGGACGAACTCGTTGAGGATGTGGCCGGAGAAGTCAAAACTGCCGAGGGTGTTGAGGGCGAGCTTCACCTCGGCCCGTCGATGCTCGTAGGCTTGGGAATCCTTGGCGTCCTTGGCGACGGTCGGAACGGAGGCGAGCGTGTTCGGCTGCGGCGCGCCGAGGGGCTTGAAGGGTTCGCCGCAGAGGACAACGCTCAGCATGTCCAGCAGCCGCTCCTGGATCGTCGGCTTCACGGGGGGGATGTAGAAGGCCATGTCGACCAAGGCTTGGGTGAGCTTCGGCGTCAGGTCGCAGGCGAAGATGGGGTCGAGCAGGgcttccatgtacttgctcagcgtctggccgacggcgacggccaggcGGCTGATGCAGTCGAAGACGGGATCGACAGGACCCCTCTTGCGCGACTGAAGGCTGAGGCCCTCGCGGACGTAGATGAgaacgccgtcgaggtaggGGGCGATGGCGCTCTTGACCGAGTTGGCAATGTTTCCGATGGCGAGAAAGGCGTCGTTGCGCTCCTTGTCCTTCTTCAGCATGCCCGACAGGTAGACCATGAACTTGTGGAGCCAGGCGTGGGCGAAGTCGGCAGGTGAGTAGCTAGCGAGGTCGGGAatcaagacgacgacggtgccccGGATGGTAGGGTCCCGATGGTCCTTGTGCTTGAAGACGATCTCGCAAGCCTCCTGGTAGTGgtcctgcatgtacatgcccccctgctcgagcagctccttgaggacgaggagggaggcGTGGATGGACTCGATGGTGTTGACCTTGAGACCTTGCCTGGCCTCGTTGAATATCTTGCTCATCCAGAGCTGCTTCATCTCCTGGTCCCGCTCGCGGATGATGCGGAAGCAACCGCTGACGGtgtcggccgaggtggcccgGATGAGCTTTCGAGGATCGCGGAGGCCGACCCATATCCAGTCGAAGATGGTCGggatgtactggtacatgaGCGTGGGCGCGTTTCTGGCCAGTTctcggaggacgaggacggcactATATCTGCGCTCCTCCACCCGATCGTTTTGCAGCCACTCGAGGGCCGTGTTGACCTCGGAATCGACGAGCTCGGAAATCATGGATCCGCCCGGACGACAGAGCTTCCCGAGGGCTGTGGCGGCGTGCTGCATCGGGTTGATGTCTTTGCCGCGCAGAATTGTCTTGAGGTTCTGGGTAAACCTCGTGTAtttggcggcgacgtcgacgccatcgaagtcgacgagggcgtcgagggcatAAATGCCGCCGAGTCGTTCGGCGGAGTCGCCGCCATGGGTGATGAGCTGCGTGATCTTGTTATTGACGACATTGTAAAAGGCGAGGAACTGCTCCTGGTTGAGGTCTGCAACTTTTCAGCGCTGCTCACTGGGCGTGGAGGTGgagggacgaggaagccTACCCCGATGGCACACGGTGACGAGCTCTCGCAGCTGAATCGCCGCTCGCTTGCGCGTTTCATCGCCCGTCCTGAGGGTATTGAGTCGTCAGAACCGTTCCGGTCGAGTCCACTCCGATGCACGGAAGCTATGGGGGGGCGCCATACCGAGAACGCAGTCCTCTTGTGATGTGTTCGAGCCGCTCCAAGgcgacctgctgctgctgggccaTGCCCGTCGGACGCGGCGCTCAGTACCGCCCAATCTAGCCAGCCAGCATGAACCAGGGTTCTCTTGGGAAGCCGCGGCAACCTCTTATCGCTGTTTGGGTTTTGAGACGGCAGATCGAGCGTGGGCAGCTGCCGGTGCTCGGGATGGCAAATGTCGGAGTAGAAGTGGCTGGTTCGGGCGATTTGAGGTCTGGAGCTGCCCCTCCTGGGAACGTGTTGGTAGGATATTACCGTGCTCGAGCACGTAGCCAGCTGGCGAGGTCACAGTCTCATCGTCCTAGAAAGGATGAGAAAATGAGAGAAAATCGCGTGCTTTTTTGCTCAAAGATTCGACTTGTGGAAGGGGTTGGAAGCCAGAAAATGGGATGGCAGAGCCGCTGTGATGGTGACGCTCGCTCACGAGGCCAGGCagacgaggtcgagctgtGCTCCAACAAATGGATGGATCCACATGGGCGCCGTGTCTCGAACTGTACGGAATTATAGTGGCATTCTGCCCATGTGAGGTGCCAGACATCAAAACCAGTGAGAACCCCAGTGGGACCCCAGTGGAAACGCAGCGGGCGTTAGTGGACGTTTGTGGCTGACACGGAACTACGGCACAGTGTGCGTGCGTTTTGCACACGTCCCAGTCCCGTTGGTCGTATCGATAAAGAGTCGAGTTACGTAAGCACAGTGCAAAGTATGTACAGTGtgccaagtactccgtactgagtaTAACTAGACCCGTCACTGAACCGGAACAGACTCGACATTGATGTGAAGCAACATACCCTACCAAATACTGTGCACGACTCTCGCTGGCCGTTCCTGTGTCGACATCGGAAAGCGTCCATCAACTAGACGATTCGACGAGAAAATACTCGACAGCAACACGTGACACCATGGGCAACGACGGAGGCTCCATTCCGAAGCGGCACGAACTCGTCAAGAATGCCGCCAGGGCGCCGACCGTCTCGGAGttgaaggcgacggcgctcgaATCTCTCACGCACGCATGGACACACTGTTTCCTGAGCGGGACCCCTCTAGACTTGGCGAGTATCGTCTCCGACTGGCGCGGCCGGCTATACAACTACGAATCGGTCCTCAAGGGCCTCGTGCCGTCGGACGAGCCGGTGGAGGCGACGCCAGCATCCGTCGGCATCACCTCGTTGCGCGATGTCGTGAAGCTCACATTCTCCAAGACGGGCGACAAATGGACGTGTCCAATTTCCATGAAGGAGATGGGTCCGTCCACCAAGGCCGTGTACCTGGTTCCCTGCGGCCACGTGTTTGCGGaggtggcgatgacggagaTTCAAGAGAGCACGTGTCCCGAATGCTCGGCCCCGTTTGATGGCGAGGACATCATCGCCATACTGCCGACGACAGAAAAGGACACGCAGAGACTCGAGGCGAGAATAGACAACCTGCGAGCCAAGGGATTGGCGCACACGCTGAAGAAGCAGAAAGCggacaagaagaagaagcgcaAAGGCGACGACGTGCACAAGGCAGACGGCGGTGACAATGAAAAGACGggcaacggcgacgagaaGAGACAGAAGAGGGATATCGATGCGAGGATAAGCGGCATCAACAACCCGATGGCGGCCTCGCTGACGGCCAAGGTATTGGCCGAACAGGATGAGCGGAACAATCGACGGAAAGTTCTCGCCGAAGCAACCACGCGGAAGAGCGAGACGGCAAGAGGCTAACGGCAAGAGGCTaacggccatggccatggcaacCATGCATCTCGCTACCTGCAGCACTGCCGTTGGCAATGCGTTTCAACAATGATACCCCGATTACCCTACTCGCCCGCCGttgctcgccaccgccggcaGGCGCAGGAGCTCCTTGATGACGTTCCAGCTCGTCTCGCCATGTATCGGATACCTGACTACGGTGATCCAGACGCCATCCTTCTCCCTCTGCCCAATCGTCATGATCTTGATCCGTCGGTTTTCCGGGATACCGTATGGGGAATGTAGCCGCGTGTCGTTCATGGCCGCTGTCGTAACAACAGTGGTGTGACTGTCGACAGGaatcgacgtcgacggcgaagaagacACGGAGGGATGGCGCTTCTGTCGACTGCTTTCGTCGAATTCTCCTCGCACCCGCGCCACTCGATCGAGCGCGAGCGTTGCCATTCCTGGCGGCTGCGTCGGTGGCATcaggccatggccgtcgacgaggcccggaGGCACGGCATCGAGTTCGGGTTCCGgcatggcgtcgacgccgacgcttTGCCGTAGTTTGAGCTTGGTCTCTTCCATCTCGATCGCCCTCGCGGCTACGGCAATGGTCTCCTGGCCGTGCCACAGGTTTTCACGTCTGTCCTTGAGCTGGTCGTTCATCAGGAGTCGCAGAGCAGCCCGACGGAGCAAGGGGTGGCGGCACTTGGATGCAGTCCAGTAGAGGGGTGGGATCAGCTCGGTTTCAAACGTGAACGAAGggagcctcgacggcggtgcccGGCAGCGGAGAATGAAGGTCGCGTGGGAGACGATGGAAGaaaaggcggcgaggtgggcgTCGTATGCCGTCTCATGCGGTTgcagcgccgtcgacgtccacacgacggcggccaggtGGTAGATGCGAAGCAGactctgcgccgccgccgccgccgccgccaaatCATTCGGCGGTCGCGCACATGTCGTGGCGAGAACGGCAAACGCCGTGTTCCAGTGAGAAAGGCGCGACAGCAGGTCCTGCTGAAGGGCTCCGAGAACGTGCAAATCACCCATGGCGGGCGCTCGGGTGTGGATGGTGGGTTTCGCCTGCGTGCTGAATCGCAGCGCTTCGTCTATCAGAAAGTACAGGTGCGTTCTCGCCTCGGTCATGGACGTCAGCACCGATGGAATCGTCTTGGTCCCCTTGAGATGGCGCGGGATCGGCACGGGACGGCTGCCGAAGAAGAAGCTGGCAAGACTGAGCCGCGTGTATATCGGGACGAGCTCGGTCCTGATCATATCGAGGCCGAACGAGTGAGAGGCGCACAAGTCATACAAGATCTTGCGTCCCTGGCAAATGTGAAGCTGGGAGGCTGCGTCCTGTTCCAGGAGGAATTCGATGCAGGTGAAAAGGAGACAAACGAGGAGGGGGATGACGGCCGAGCGACTCTCCGAATCCCACGTCCTCAAGGCAAAGATGGCCTTGCCGTACTCTTGGAAGCCGGCATTTCTCTGCTGCAGATGCCGTGACGAATCTGCGGCCATGGCAAACTCCATGAAGCCGCTTACGGCGAGCAGCGCATGACGCACGACCGGCTCTGTCAGACTTAGCCGGAGCACGACGCCTCCCCAAAAGTCGCCACCGCTTATGCCGTCCAAGACGGGCACCGCGCAACGGCGGTAAAATTCAAAGGCGCGACGCCTTTCGGGAGACTCGAATGCAATCAGTGCCGCGGGATGCTGTCTCGGGGCAGCTCGCGCCGGGGCTGGACTCGGAACCGGACCCGGACCCGACAtcaccgccgccaccgccgccgccgatgtgGCCATAGTAACCATGATCGGGTAGCCGTCACATTTGCGGCCCGTCTTGACGCACCGTAGACAGGCGGGCTTGCTTTCATCGCATTTCACTTTGCGGATCCTGGCCGTCTCGGTTAAtcatgacgacgtcgaccggTAGCAGAGTGGGAAGGTGATGACTTGCTTGCAAGTGATGCAGCCGGTGCGAACCTTGCGCGAACCTTTTCGCCCCGACGCTTTCGATCCTTTCACCACTTCTCCCTCCATTGGACCTCGTTGCAGATCGCTAGCTTCGACTCTGGGTGTCGTGGCTGGCCTTCCGAGAGGTTGTTTGGTCGGGACTCGCCACCATGCCAACGAGTCCGACGGCTGTATCCTGTCACGTCATGCCATGACGACCTCCAGAATCCACCACGGAAGAGGAACGGCCTGCCCCGCGCGGTTAGATTTTGCCGTTCTGAATGGGCCCTGTCAGCATCGGCAGCTGGAAGAGGAATAGGAAGGTCGTGGTGCATAAGCCTTGCAGATGACGGCATGGCACGCCGGAGAAGGGTGCGTGTCTGCCTCGCAAGCCGAACAGGGCGCAAGGGTCTCTGGTGAAACAGGTGCTTACCCATGAGCAGGTAGATGTGCCTTGCTGCTCACGTTCCCAGGTAGGGTCGGGGAAACTATTACTGTATTGTAAGACTCGTCATCTTGTACATGCTCTCGCGCCGCATCCCCCTCGACTGCTGACCGACGAGGTTCCGATTCGCCTTCTCGAtgccacggcgccgacgccgggcaCGATGGACACAATCGCCACGGGCCGAATTCATCACAGCTCGTCCCTGTCGCCTTGCGGTCCGCCCACGAGCTCGCACGCGGCCGGCGTGCCGACCTCCATCTTGTACACGCACTTCTCCGACTCGCTGACCCGCCAgacctcgtccgtctcggcgcAGGCCAGCCAGACGTCGGTCCGGCGCTCCGGTCCGTTCCAGCACCCCTGCCCGTTCTCGTACCGCATCACCATCCTctcgcccttgccgaggCTCTTTCCGTCcagcctctcctcgtcgtcggccatctcgCGGTCGATGCGCACAAAGTTGCCCATGTTGGTGCTGCCGTGGTCCTTCTTGGAGACTTGCGACGTCGACTCCATCCAGTTGAGCTCGTACGTGTATTCGCCCACATCGAGGCTCACCTTCCTGCCCTTGAGAGCGCGGAAGATTTCGGACGGCCCGTAGTCTTTGTTGAGTGCTTCCTCTTCGCTGGTGCGAGACCGCGTCTTGTCGCCGAGCTctcgctcggccgcctccatggcctcgcGAGCGGCCTTGAGGATGTGCGATTCCGCGCCCGGCGTGCTattgtcggcgaggatgccgctCTGTATCAGCCAGACCCTGAAGGAAATCAACTTGTCGTGGAGCAGGTTGCGAAGAGAGGATGGCAGGTAGGCCTCGAAGTTGTACACTATCCAACACCAGTCAGTCGGTCGGCGAGCCACGAAAGCGGACCGGTCAGGGGGCGCAACTCACGAATGTCGGTGTCGTCGCCCTGCTCCTCAAACTCTCGCCAGTTCACGCCGCTGCTCTCGCCGTCTTCCTGGATAATCTCGTACACCTCCGAGTCGGGCATCTTTTCCGGGttctcggccggctcgcgaGCGGAATAATCTTCGAAAGCGCggacggcggccttgacACCCTCGTCGTTGAAGTTGGGGTTGTACTCTTCCTTGAACTTCCGAAGAATCGTTTCCAGCTCGTCCACCCGGAGCCGCAGCTCGTTTCGTTGCCCGTTGACATCCTCAAGCGCCTTGCGCAGCTCGTTGACCCGCGTCTTCgccaggccgacgagaacaccgactttgccgccgccaccgtcacccCGGACCACCCTACCCTTCtccgcgagggcggcggcggcatgcttCTGCGTCAGGtcctccttcttggcctcgagctgcttgatctcctcgacgagattGGACAGATGCAGCTCCGCCTTTTGTCGAAGCTCCTTGGCCTCTCGGACCATGCTTTGACGTTTCACCTGCGCCCTCTCCAACTTCCTCAGCTTCTCTTCCTCCTGCCGCCGGTACTCCTTTCCGATCTCGGCGCAGCGATTCTCGCACTTCTTCGCGCCGTACtcctcggtgccgtcgcagcAGAGTTCATAATCGCACACGCCGTCGTTGACGTACGAAAAGGGCACGTAGGCGCCGATGTGACCGGCGTTGGCGCACCAGAATCCCGGGAGCGCTCTTATCGCCTTTGTGTTGCCCGAGACGGAGCCGGGGAGTGGCTGCAGCGGCGAGAGAGGGTCGATGAAGGCACAGGCCGCCGTGCCGGGTTCGTCGGAACCGTCGGGGCAATCGCACGAGTTGTCGTTTATTTGATCCGGTCTGAGCTTGATGGACGGACTCGTGATGCACGTGAACTCGGACTTGCTCTTGTAATAGGATGCAACTGCTCAGGGTCAGCCAATTGGCCTTGAACATGGCGACGTTCCGCCGTGCTGGACGGCTGGAACCTGGACAAGGTAGCGCAACGAACATTCCGGGTTGACACCGCGCGGCAGGCTGCCCGCAGcagccgcggcggccgagcagaCGGCGCCCAGGAGCAGCAGAGACCGTGGTTGCTGCATCGTCACTTGCAGTTTGGCTATGGTTGATGGTGAGCTGGAAAGACGGGACGGCTCCAACCGAACGGAACACGGTGACGACtccagcgacgacgatggaagCTCCTGAAATGTGGAGACGGAAACGGCCAGCCTTCGGTAAATACTCGGCCTACGGCGAGGCCAGCGCCCCAGCCAGCCTGCTTAGCTAATCTGATGAGTTTGTATCCCCATTGGGACGGACCGTCGATTGATGTTAAACCGTAAACGGCTCAATATCAAATATTGAATTAAAAGAAAATGAAAAAATaaaaaaggaaaaaggaAAATAGAAAAGAAAGAGAAGAAAAGCAACCTCCGCCGACAACATCATCACAAGACCTGGTAGTGACGGAAGGCAGAGCAGCCATGGCACGACCGACAGAGGCCTCTCTTCAGAGCCTCGATTCCATCATACGCACGGCATCCGTTCTTCTCGCCCAGCTGCAAGAGGTTCTGTCCGACATTCAAAAAAATCCCCATCCCAGTGGACAATCAgaggcggccacggcctcTCCGCCGGTCAATGCCCTCGCACTCGCCCACGACTCGGCCTCTCTGATCCGGGCGCACGGCACGAAAATCTCCCTCCTCATCATCAACGAACCTTTCTCTGCCAATGCCGTTTCCTCTGTCCTTCGAGAGCTCCTTCATGGGCCCGTTCCGGCGCTCGCCCTGGCTCCCCAAGAATGCACGGCCGACAAATACACCACGGCCGTTCGGAGGGAGCTCGCGTCCCGGTGTCGGAAAGTCCTTGCCGATCTGCACGAGCTTCTTGCCAAGATTCCAAAGAATGGCCAGTCGTTGAGCTCGGACGAAAAATCCGGCATCGCCGCGGGCGGCAGGGGCAGCATTCCCGCCACAGGCATCCTCTGGTCCGCCTGCGATGATGTCATCGGTATCGCGAACAACGGCATCGCTCATTTTTATGCCGCCAAGCTGGGCCACTGGAAGTCGTTGCTTGGGGACATTAtggaggagctcaaggaatgggccgaggaggattcggacgaagatgacgaagacgaggacgatgatggcgaaGACTACCACGGCGACGAACGAggagaggccgacgacgcagcccAGGCCATGGTCGACGAGCTCTTCAACTCCCAACCGCACATCCCCCGTCTCGACCCCGACTCCATCCGCCCACGCCTCGACGTCACCCTCAAGCGCCTCCGCCTGGTCACCCTCCTGTACGATGCCGCCATCAAGCGCCGCTTCAAGACGCTCCCCGCCGTCCCGCTCCCCTCCAGCTCCACCACGGCCCTCCGGCTCGATGAGCTCGCCAACGTGCTCGAGTCGCTGCCCTCCAGCTTTGacgatctcgccgccgccttttACGACCTGCAACCCCAAGCCATAGACGATGCCATGGAAAAGTGCTTCGTCGATGCCCTTGCCGCCAGCGAGCTGCTGGCCAAGACGTGGGATGACAAGACGGACGAGTTTTCTACGTGGCTCGGCAAGTTTCAGTCGGAGATGCAAGGTAAAAAGCTGCCACCCAAGAACGGGAGTGCTGTCTCGGCCAAGTAACATGGCGATTCCACGTCTGCGAGTTGTCCGAGACGGCTCGAGGCTCCCGATCCGATCTCTTTGCATGCCCACGACTTACGCCAACCTACTCTTCTCCCCTGTACATGGCGCGCCGTTTGGCTGGTTTGAAGAGTTGGATACCCCGGTCTGGTGTCGCACCACTGCTTTTCGCGCTGTTTTTCTCCTTTCGAAGAGCGCGCCGCGACGCTTCGCACGTCTGTGCTTCACGATACCCCGAGCCTATTGACCGGGTAGCAGGTTGAaataattactccgtaactCATGGTGCCTTTTATCTGCGTGCTTGGGTGGCCGATTCAATTCCGTGCAACTATATAATTCGCTATTTCGTACAAGGAAAGCTGTGAATTTACAACAAAGGACATGACGTAAAACCCGCATCGGAGCGTCGGCAATCTTGAACATCATTACTTGCCAGGCGAATGGGCCCCAACGCGTAGACCTCGTTCATCATGGCAGGGCGTCGGCGCATATGTCTGTCGCAAAATGGCAAACATTTCCTCATCGTTCCCGGAACGCCGCGGGTTTGGCTTCCGTCTCGCGGCCGTGGCTCATTGACTATTGACTCGGGGATGGTCGTCgggggccgtcgacgcctcgcGGGCGCTTGGCGTCTGCCGTCATGAAGCCCTCACCGGCTTCCGGCGACCCGGGTGTCAGCATCAGCTGCGGCGGGACCGCGTTGACGGGCACGTGGCTCGCGGaaaggccgccgccgggagcGGTCGATCGAGCGGTCGCCTCGGGCGACAGGATGACGGTGCTCGACAGGTCTTCGCTCCCGCCGAAGGAggtgtcgtcgccgccggccgcgtgagcgtgctcggcctcggcttcctcctTGACCCGCGAGAGCGGACGGCTCGGCAGATCCttggcgccctcgacggcttcctcgccatcggccacgacggcgggaTGAGCAGACCCATCATCGATGTTGACCCCGACAAGCTCGGCGAGGCTGCGAAAGTTGAACATGggctcgctgccgtcgcggTCCCCTTCGTCGGCGCGTCCGTCGGGCCGagcgtggccgccgccgtcgggtgCGCCGAAGCCGGGTCCGGGATAGCTGCCGGATGGCGTGTCGGCGAGTGAGGAGCCCAGCGAAGAGGCATTACTTATCTGCCTCAGGTGGGAGCCGCGGCGGGTCGGCGTGGCCACGAGCAGCGATCCCACCGAGGAaccggccgaggagacgggCACGGGGTCCGGTTCCAGAGGGCCGCGATCGATCCCCTTGCCCTTGTCCGCGGGGCCCTCCCTgctctcggcatcggccgcggGCGGCGCGTCGTCCCGGGGCGCCTGCGAGGCCGCCtgcaccgtcgcctcgaccCTCAGGTTGCTGGACACGCTGTTGCCTCTCCTTCGACCGTGGCCGAGCGAgaggctgctgcggctggcGCCGctcacctcgccgccgtagGGACCTttggcctccttcttctgGGCTTTTCGCTCCGCTTGCTGCCGTTTCTTGATCTCCTTGCGCAGCGCCTTCTCCTCCTTGCGCTTGCGTTCCTCCTCGGTGGCGAGGGACAGACGGACGGCCTCCATGAACAtcatctcctcgagctcgtccatcCTCGTGC encodes:
- a CDS encoding DUF602 domain-containing protein translates to MGNDGGSIPKRHELVKNAARAPTVSELKATALESLTHAWTHCFLSGTPLDLASIVSDWRGRLYNYESVLKGLVPSDEPVEATPASVGITSLRDVVKLTFSKTGDKWTCPISMKEMGPSTKAVYLVPCGHVFAEVAMTEIQESTCPECSAPFDGEDIIAILPTTEKDTQRLEARIDNLRAKGLAHTLKKQKADKKKKRKGDDVHKADGGDNEKTGNGDEKRQKRDIDARISGINNPMAASLTAKVLAEQDERNNRRKVLAEATTRKSETARG